Proteins co-encoded in one Nothobranchius furzeri strain GRZ-AD chromosome 4, NfurGRZ-RIMD1, whole genome shotgun sequence genomic window:
- the LOC107388499 gene encoding uncharacterized protein: protein MTETQVKYRTVERNRRAMASVYSLIIWVLLIIRSSWSQCETETFDDTEFSINVPEHIEMESTDCRDIIYQMIFPKDKVRVPYKTIVFQGDPSKVVGTETVNEIGSHTERLRLGEIPTGKHEFGFKLAWGCNQTYIFPKRVHVSVTASTKQPSLRIPTLVEGQSDEIRCLIPHSCSCATCVRWKWTKADGQSAEPDSTTDYFYDHDIWHDRCRHKQEPRNKDMCWYKNRYGPRARLYPTADLHNTNITCVVEFKYDVIETTSTLNVKFPPRILKDSHCMVKGKLLVCVCISWGNPLSTVIWPLESLTDYSITSSSSNQTVISTMSLAAAELQNTTVRCVSSNTFGQDEAYILVHNSTDEEQLTNFSDEKNGLEAALPWITAACFSLNLVFITILIICIYQRIKNKKKLLGETNTYASLRKAAVEEEYSTISPQPL from the exons ATGACTGAAACGCAGGTCAAATACAGAACTGTTGAGAG GAACCGAAGAGCCATGGCTTCAGTCTACTCACTAATTATCTGGGTTTTATTGATCATCAGGAGCAGCTGGTCTCAGTGTGAAACAG AAACCTTTGATGACACAGAGTTTTCTATCAATGTACCAGAACATATTGAGATGGAATCTACTGACTGTCGTGACATCATATATCAAATGATATTTCCAAAGGACAAAGTCAGAGTCCCATACAAAACCATTGTGTTCCAAGGAGATCCGTCAAAGGTTGTAGGTACAGAAACTGTCAACGAGATTGGTTCTCATACAGAAAGATTGCGGTTAGGAGAGATTCCAACTGGAAAACATGAATTTGGATTCAAACTGGCATGGGGGTGTAATCAAACATACATTTTCCCAAAGAGGGTTCATGTTTCAGTTACCG CATCAACAAAACAACCATCCTTACGGATTCCTACTTTGGTAGAAGGACAAAGTGATGAAATAAGATGCTTGATTCCTCATTCATGCTCTTGTGCGACGTGTGTTCGCTGGAAATGGACAAAGGCTGATGGACAATCTGCAGAACCTGAtagtacaactgattatttttacgatCATGACATTTGGCATGATAGATGCAGACATAAACAAGAACCAAGGAATAAAGATATGTGCTGGTATAAAAATAGATATGGACCCAGAGCACGCCTTTATCCAACAGCAGATCTTCACAACACCAACATCACATGTGTGGTGGAATTTAAATATGATGTTATTGAAACAACCTCCACCTTGAATGTAAAAT TTCCACCTCGAATCCTGAAGGATTCCCACTGCATGGTTAAAGGAAAGCTGCTGGTCTGTGTCTGCATCAGCTGGGGGAATCCTCTTTCTACAGTCATTTGGCCTTTGGAGTCTCTTACAGACTACTCCATCACCAGCTCCAGCTCCAACCAGACAGTGATCAGCACCATGAGCTTAGCTGCTGCTGAGCTGCAGAACACCACGGTCAGATGTGTCAGCAGCAACACGTTTGGCCAAGATGAAGCCTACATTTTGGTTCACAACTCCACCGATGAAGAACAACTAACCA ACTTTTCTGATGAGAAGAATGGCTTAGAAGCAGCACTTCCCTGGATAACAGCAGCATGTTTCAGTCTGAACCTGGTGTTCATCACCATCCTGATCATCTGCATTTATCAAAG GATTAAAAACAAGAAGAAATTGCTTGGAGAGACAAACACGTATGCGTCTCTGAGAAAGGCTGCTGTTGAGGAAGAGTACAGCACCATTTCTCCACAACCCCTATAA